In Haloimpatiens massiliensis, the following are encoded in one genomic region:
- a CDS encoding DMT family transporter, protein MFKNEKFKGIFYLVISASAFGVMPIITKFVYAQGVSTYSLLFYRFLFAGIILSIYTIFKRVSLKVSLKGFLIISIVSILGYALTAVTLFSSYKYISVGLATMILYTYPAIVTILDSIIYKNKMNRKKLISLIMCFIGLCFLVFNKSANLNVTGIILAFLSAIFFSIYVIGVSHKYVKDINNYVMTEYISFIAGLFIFLIGFSYGDINLKINFVSFVYIVALSLISTVIALITFINGVKIVGPSKAAILSTLEPIVSLILGVIILNESFTFNTALGSLFVIIGVIILSK, encoded by the coding sequence ATGTTTAAAAATGAAAAATTTAAGGGGATTTTTTATCTTGTAATATCTGCTTCGGCTTTTGGAGTAATGCCTATAATTACAAAGTTTGTTTATGCTCAAGGGGTGAGTACTTATAGCCTTCTTTTTTATAGGTTTTTGTTTGCGGGTATAATATTATCTATTTATACTATTTTTAAAAGAGTAAGTTTAAAGGTGAGCTTAAAGGGATTTTTAATTATAAGTATCGTATCCATACTGGGTTATGCACTTACAGCAGTAACTTTATTTTCATCTTACAAATACATATCTGTTGGACTAGCTACTATGATATTGTATACATATCCTGCTATAGTCACCATACTAGATTCTATTATATATAAGAATAAGATGAATAGAAAAAAGTTAATATCTTTAATAATGTGCTTTATAGGTTTGTGTTTTTTGGTGTTCAACAAATCGGCCAATTTAAATGTAACAGGTATAATTTTAGCATTTTTATCAGCCATATTTTTCTCTATATATGTGATAGGAGTATCTCATAAGTACGTTAAAGATATAAATAATTATGTAATGACAGAGTATATTTCTTTTATTGCTGGATTGTTTATTTTCTTAATAGGATTTTCTTATGGAGATATAAATTTGAAAATAAATTTTGTTAGTTTTGTGTATATAGTAGCTCTTTCTCTTATATCTACAGTAATAGCCCTTATAACTTTTATAAATGGTGTAAAAATAGTAGGGCCATCAAAGGCTGCCATATTGAGTACATTAGAGCCTATAGTTAGTTTAATACTAGGAGTAATTATATTAAATGAGAGCTTTACATTTAATACTGCTCTAGGAAGTTTATTTGTAATAATAGGTGTAATTATTCTATCAAAATAA
- the hutH gene encoding histidine ammonia-lyase, with amino-acid sequence MEKIKINGNILTLQEVIKVSRENYEIELEEEAKGKILDSRKIIDDIVEKEKVVYGVTTGFGKFSEVSITQDDCKTLQRNLIISHACGFGESFSTEVVRAIMLLRINALAKGYSGIRLETLNTLIDMLNKGVHPVIPEKGSLGASGDLAPLAHMVLPMLGEGEAEYKGEILPGKVAMEKAGIETIDLVAKEGLALINGTPVMTGVGAISLYDAINLIKTADIACALSAEALRGITDAYDLRLHVVRPHAGQINTAKNLLNLTEGSTFVTRQGEVRVQDAYTLRCAPQVHGASKDAVNYVKERVEIEINSVTDNPIVTREGDVISGGNFHGQPMALSFDFLGIAVSEIANISERRLERLINYQLNDLPPFLVKHGGLNSGFMITQYAAAALVSENKVLAHPASVDSIPSSANQEDHVSMGTIAARKSREILKHAQRVLATEILAACQAIDFREGFTLGKGTKEAYECVRKHIDFIENDIVMYKELDKCTELVSSGEILKAVEDKVEVLY; translated from the coding sequence ATGGAAAAGATAAAAATAAACGGTAACATATTGACTTTACAAGAAGTTATAAAAGTATCTAGGGAGAATTATGAAATAGAATTAGAAGAAGAAGCAAAAGGAAAAATATTAGACTCAAGAAAAATAATTGATGATATTGTAGAAAAAGAAAAGGTTGTATATGGTGTTACTACAGGATTTGGAAAGTTTTCAGAAGTTAGCATAACTCAAGATGATTGTAAAACACTTCAAAGGAATTTGATTATATCACATGCTTGTGGCTTTGGAGAAAGTTTTTCTACAGAAGTAGTAAGAGCTATAATGCTTTTAAGAATAAACGCTCTAGCAAAGGGATATTCAGGTATAAGACTAGAAACATTAAATACACTTATAGATATGCTTAATAAGGGAGTCCATCCTGTAATTCCTGAAAAAGGTTCATTAGGAGCTTCTGGAGACTTAGCACCACTTGCACATATGGTTTTACCAATGTTAGGAGAAGGAGAAGCTGAATATAAGGGAGAAATACTTCCAGGAAAAGTTGCAATGGAGAAAGCAGGTATAGAAACTATTGATTTAGTGGCAAAAGAAGGACTTGCTCTTATTAATGGTACTCCAGTAATGACTGGCGTTGGAGCTATATCTTTATACGATGCAATAAATCTTATAAAAACAGCAGATATAGCATGTGCATTATCAGCAGAGGCATTAAGAGGCATAACAGATGCTTATGATTTAAGGCTACATGTGGTAAGACCACATGCGGGACAAATCAATACTGCAAAAAATCTTTTGAACTTAACAGAAGGAAGTACCTTTGTAACAAGACAGGGGGAAGTAAGAGTTCAAGATGCTTATACTTTAAGATGTGCACCTCAAGTTCATGGAGCTAGTAAAGATGCTGTAAATTACGTAAAAGAAAGAGTTGAAATAGAAATAAATTCTGTTACAGATAATCCTATAGTTACAAGAGAAGGGGATGTAATTTCAGGAGGAAACTTCCATGGACAACCTATGGCATTAAGTTTTGACTTCTTAGGAATAGCTGTATCTGAAATAGCCAATATATCAGAAAGAAGGCTTGAAAGACTTATAAACTATCAATTAAATGATTTACCACCATTCCTTGTAAAACATGGCGGATTAAATTCAGGATTTATGATAACTCAATATGCAGCAGCGGCTCTTGTTTCAGAAAATAAAGTATTAGCTCATCCAGCATCTGTAGATTCAATTCCATCTTCTGCAAATCAAGAGGATCATGTTAGTATGGGAACTATAGCTGCAAGAAAGAGCAGAGAAATATTAAAACATGCTCAAAGAGTACTAGCTACTGAAATTTTAGCAGCTTGCCAAGCTATAGATTTTAGAGAAGGATTTACTTTAGGAAAAGGAACTAAAGAAGCTTATGAATGTGTAAGAAAGCATATAGACTTTATAGAAAACGATATAGTTATGTATAAAGAATTAGATAAATGTACCGAGTTAGTAAGCAGTGGAGAAATTTTAAAAGCAGTAGAGGATAAAGTTGAAGTTTTGTATTAG
- the ftcD gene encoding glutamate formimidoyltransferase, which produces MARLVECIPNFSEGRNKEVVEKIVDAVRKTEGAKLLDYSSDASHNRSVVTFIGTPEAVEKAMVNMAEKVYENIDMRNHKGEHPRMGALDVVPFVPITGVTMEECIEIANRVGKTIGEKFNIPVYLYEKAASSKGRENLATVRKGQYEGFFEKIKDANWKPDYGPCEVNEKGGCVAIGARVPLIAYNINLDTDNVEIADKIAKVIRHLGGGLRYVKALGVKIEDRNMAQVSINVVDYQKTALYRVFEMVKMEARRYGVNVIGSEVIGLIPMGAIFQTAEYYLQFENFSTEQVLETRIWE; this is translated from the coding sequence ATGGCTAGATTAGTTGAATGTATACCAAATTTTAGTGAGGGTAGAAATAAGGAAGTAGTAGAAAAGATAGTGGATGCTGTAAGAAAGACAGAGGGAGCTAAACTATTAGACTACTCATCAGATGCAAGCCATAATAGAAGTGTTGTAACATTTATTGGAACTCCAGAAGCAGTGGAAAAAGCCATGGTAAATATGGCTGAAAAGGTTTATGAGAACATAGATATGAGAAATCATAAGGGAGAACATCCAAGAATGGGAGCTTTAGATGTAGTGCCTTTTGTACCTATAACTGGAGTGACTATGGAGGAATGTATAGAAATAGCCAATAGGGTTGGAAAAACTATTGGAGAGAAATTTAACATACCTGTGTACCTATATGAAAAGGCAGCTTCAAGTAAAGGAAGAGAAAATTTAGCAACAGTAAGAAAGGGACAGTATGAAGGATTCTTCGAAAAAATAAAAGATGCTAATTGGAAACCGGATTATGGTCCATGTGAAGTAAATGAAAAAGGTGGCTGTGTGGCTATAGGAGCTAGAGTTCCACTTATAGCTTACAATATAAACTTAGATACAGATAATGTTGAAATAGCTGATAAAATAGCTAAGGTTATAAGACATTTAGGTGGAGGACTTAGATATGTTAAGGCACTAGGTGTTAAAATAGAAGACAGAAATATGGCTCAAGTATCAATAAATGTAGTGGACTATCAGAAAACAGCATTATACAGAGTTTTTGAAATGGTAAAAATGGAAGCTAGAAGATATGGTGTTAATGTAATTGGTAGTGAAGTAATTGGCTTAATACCAATGGGAGCTATATTCCAAACAGCAGAATATTATCTACAATTTGAGAATTTCTCAACAGAACAAGTTTTAGAAACTAGAATTTGGGAATAA
- the hutI gene encoding imidazolonepropionase, translating to MYTIIKNIDSLVTCAGSYRKIKAEMKDAKVIENGYVVIEKEKILEVGQGEGYSKYLKEQCNVIDGTGKTVTPGLVDPHTHVVYAGSREKELPLKLQKVSYIEILKNGGGILSTVRATREAALEELYEQSKRRLDLMLLHGTTTVESKSGYALDFNGEIKMLEVNKKLNQNHPMDVVSTYLGAHAIPEEYKENREGYIKLMKEEIIPYVVENNLAEFIDCFCEEGVYTVEEAEDILTYGHSKGLKIKIHADEVESIGGAELAGKIKATSAEHLVAASDEGIKALAQSGVVAVLLPCTSFYLMLKNFARGREMIEKGVPVALATDCNPGTSPTESMQQVMTFACFGMGMLPAEIINAMTINAACAINKEKTIGSIEKGKNADICIFNSKNLEYLIYHFGVNAIDKVIKDGKIVVEDGKISYM from the coding sequence TTGTATACTATTATAAAAAACATAGATTCTTTAGTTACTTGTGCGGGAAGTTATAGAAAAATTAAGGCTGAAATGAAGGATGCTAAGGTTATAGAAAATGGATATGTAGTTATAGAGAAAGAAAAAATATTAGAAGTAGGACAGGGAGAAGGCTATAGCAAATACTTAAAAGAACAGTGTAATGTTATAGATGGAACGGGAAAAACTGTTACTCCAGGGCTTGTGGATCCACATACTCATGTGGTTTATGCAGGATCTAGAGAAAAAGAACTACCATTAAAATTACAAAAAGTAAGTTATATAGAGATATTAAAAAATGGCGGAGGGATACTAAGTACTGTTAGAGCTACTAGAGAAGCGGCGTTAGAAGAACTCTATGAACAGTCTAAAAGAAGACTGGATTTAATGTTATTACATGGTACTACCACTGTGGAAAGTAAATCAGGATATGCTTTAGATTTTAATGGGGAAATAAAAATGCTTGAAGTAAATAAAAAATTGAACCAAAATCATCCTATGGATGTAGTATCTACTTACTTAGGTGCTCATGCAATTCCTGAGGAATATAAAGAAAATAGAGAAGGATATATTAAGCTAATGAAGGAAGAAATAATTCCTTATGTAGTAGAGAATAATTTGGCAGAATTTATAGATTGCTTCTGCGAAGAGGGAGTTTATACTGTAGAAGAAGCAGAGGATATTTTAACTTATGGACATTCAAAGGGATTGAAAATAAAAATACATGCTGATGAGGTTGAATCTATAGGTGGAGCAGAGCTAGCAGGAAAAATAAAAGCTACTTCTGCTGAACATTTGGTGGCAGCTTCTGATGAGGGAATAAAGGCTTTAGCCCAGAGCGGAGTAGTTGCAGTACTACTACCATGCACCTCCTTCTATCTAATGCTTAAAAATTTTGCAAGGGGAAGAGAAATGATAGAAAAAGGAGTTCCGGTGGCTTTAGCTACAGATTGTAATCCAGGTACTTCTCCTACAGAATCTATGCAGCAGGTTATGACTTTTGCATGCTTTGGCATGGGAATGCTTCCAGCAGAGATAATAAATGCTATGACTATAAATGCAGCTTGTGCTATAAACAAAGAAAAAACCATAGGAAGTATAGAAAAAGGTAAGAATGCTGATATATGTATATTCAATTCTAAAAATTTAGAGTATTTAATTTATCATTTTGGTGTAAATGCTATAGACAAGGTTATAAAAGATGGTAAAATAGTAGTTGAGGATGGTAAAATTTCATATATGTAA
- a CDS encoding cyclodeaminase/cyclohydrolase family protein yields MELKDFIEELSSNSPAPGGGSISALCGSLANGLGSMVFNLTVGKKMFSNYEKHIQDTIKESLEKVSVRKEEFLKLMDKDTEAFMKVMEGFKLPKDTEENKKIRNEKIQEAYKEAVLVPLEVAEKALDTYEHILIACKYGNKNAITDAGVACLLASTSVQGAILNVRINLSSISDEEYREKISNRCDEIMMASEKEKDEIMKIVNGIVQS; encoded by the coding sequence ATGGAGCTAAAAGATTTTATCGAAGAACTAAGCTCAAATTCGCCAGCACCAGGTGGCGGTAGCATTTCAGCACTATGTGGTAGTTTGGCTAATGGATTGGGCAGTATGGTGTTTAATTTAACAGTAGGTAAAAAAATGTTTAGTAATTATGAAAAACACATTCAAGACACTATAAAAGAATCATTAGAAAAAGTTAGTGTTCGAAAAGAAGAGTTTTTAAAACTTATGGACAAGGATACAGAAGCATTTATGAAGGTAATGGAAGGATTTAAATTGCCTAAGGATACGGAAGAAAATAAAAAAATTAGAAATGAAAAAATACAAGAAGCATACAAAGAGGCTGTTTTGGTACCATTAGAAGTGGCAGAGAAAGCATTAGATACTTATGAACATATATTAATTGCTTGTAAATATGGTAATAAAAATGCTATTACAGATGCTGGAGTAGCATGCCTTTTAGCTAGTACCTCAGTGCAAGGAGCTATATTAAATGTAAGAATTAATTTATCCAGTATAAGTGATGAAGAGTATAGGGAAAAAATAAGTAACAGATGTGATGAAATAATGATGGCTAGTGAAAAAGAGAAGGATGAAATAATGAAAATTGTAAACGGTATAGTTCAATCTTAA
- a CDS encoding CD0519/CD1768 family membrane protein: MEKKIKNNKGYKKAISLEGIVFIGLFILFFYLLGHKMGVVNMFNTLMNTAHDLLLNTVFYIMGIAVLAGSIAALLSEFGVVSIVNKILSPLMKPIYDLPGAATLGIVTTYLSDNPAIITLAQDEGFKRYFKKYQIPALTNLGTAFGMGLIVTTYMIAQKSPIGESFIGPALIGNLGAFAGSIISVRIMLHFTKKQYGQEDVSIEMNITDGVNILNYRGIREGSVGKRFLEAMLEGGKSGVEMGMAVIPGVLIICTFVLMLTKGPSAAGYTGAAYEGVPVLPWIGDKLSFIINPLLGFKNSQAIAFPVTALGAVGAAIGLVPELLKNNLIGGNEIAVFTAMGMCWSGYLSTHVAMMDSLGCREITGKAILSHTIGGLCAGTVAHFLYVLIF; encoded by the coding sequence ATGGAAAAGAAAATAAAAAATAACAAAGGATACAAAAAAGCCATAAGTTTAGAAGGAATAGTGTTTATTGGACTATTTATTTTGTTTTTTTACCTTTTAGGACATAAAATGGGAGTAGTTAATATGTTTAATACTCTTATGAATACAGCTCACGACTTACTTTTAAATACGGTATTTTATATAATGGGGATAGCAGTATTAGCAGGGTCAATTGCAGCTCTTTTATCGGAGTTTGGAGTGGTTTCTATAGTTAATAAGATATTATCACCTCTTATGAAACCAATATATGATTTGCCAGGTGCTGCAACGTTAGGTATTGTAACTACTTATTTATCAGATAATCCAGCTATAATAACATTAGCACAGGATGAAGGATTTAAGAGATACTTTAAAAAATATCAAATTCCAGCCTTAACTAATTTGGGCACAGCCTTTGGAATGGGACTTATAGTTACTACATATATGATAGCCCAAAAATCGCCTATAGGAGAAAGTTTTATAGGACCAGCTTTGATAGGAAATTTAGGAGCATTTGCAGGAAGTATAATAAGTGTAAGGATAATGCTCCATTTTACTAAAAAGCAATATGGACAGGAAGATGTTTCTATAGAAATGAATATTACAGATGGTGTAAATATACTTAATTATAGAGGAATAAGAGAAGGTAGTGTTGGAAAAAGATTTTTAGAAGCTATGCTAGAAGGTGGAAAATCAGGAGTTGAAATGGGTATGGCAGTAATACCAGGAGTGCTTATTATTTGTACCTTTGTACTTATGCTAACCAAGGGACCTTCAGCAGCCGGGTATACTGGAGCTGCATATGAGGGAGTCCCTGTACTTCCATGGATAGGAGACAAGTTGTCGTTTATAATTAATCCATTACTAGGATTTAAAAATTCACAAGCTATAGCTTTTCCAGTTACAGCATTGGGAGCGGTAGGTGCAGCTATAGGTTTAGTACCAGAACTTCTTAAAAACAACTTAATAGGTGGAAATGAAATAGCAGTATTTACAGCTATGGGTATGTGTTGGAGCGGATATTTAAGTACTCATGTAGCTATGATGGATAGCTTAGGTTGTAGAGAAATTACAGGAAAAGCTATATTAAGTCACACCATAGGAGGGCTTTGTGCAGGTACGGTGGCACATTTTCTCTATGTGTTAATATTTTAA